Proteins encoded together in one Vicia villosa cultivar HV-30 ecotype Madison, WI unplaced genomic scaffold, Vvil1.0 ctg.000666F_1_1, whole genome shotgun sequence window:
- the LOC131630275 gene encoding protein NRT1/ PTR FAMILY 8.1-like — protein sequence MEEDDVYSKDGTVDYLGNPANRKKTGTWKACPFILGNECCERLAYYGMSTNLVLYFKERLHQHSATASKNVSNWGGTCYITPLIGAFVADSYLGRYWTIASFSIIYVIGMTLLTLSASVSGIKPTCHGKENCHATDLQSIVCFVALYLIALGTGGIKPCVSSYGADQFDDADEKEKEHKSSFFNWFYFSINIGALIASSLLVWIQDNVGWGWGFGIPAVAMAIAVVSFFSGTKLYRNQKPGGSALTRIVQVVVASIRKCHVEAPSDKSLLYEIADTESAIKGSRKLDHTNELRFFDKAAVLEQSDNLKDSINPWRLCTVTQVEEFKSILRLLPVWATGIIFATVYGQMSTLFVLQGATMNTHVGNSSFKIPPASLSIFDTVSVIFWVPVYDRIIVPLARKFTGHKNGLTQLQRMGVGLFISIFSMVAAAILEVIRLKTVRRHNYYDLEEIPMTIFWQVPQYFLIGCAEVFMFIGQLEFFYEQAPDAMRSLCSALSLLTVALGQYLSSLLVTIVTNISTKNGKVGWIPDNLNYGHIDYFFWLLAVLSVLNLIVYLWVARLYTYKKTVGTLR from the exons ATGGAAGAAGATGATGTTTACTCCAAAGATGGAACTGTGGATTATCTTGGGAATCCGGCTAATAGAAAGAAAACCGGAACCTGGAAAGCCTGCCCCTTTATCTTAG GAAATGAATGTTGTGAGAGATTGGCTTATTATGGGATGAGCACAAATTTGGTGCTTTATTTTAAGGAGAGGCTGCATCAACATAGTGCCACTGCTTCAAAGAATGTCTCTAATTGGGGTGGAACATGCTACATCACACCATTAATTGGAGCTTTTGTGGCTGATTCCTATCTTGGAAGATACTGGACTATTGCAAGTTTTTCAATAATCTATGTTATT GGAATGACATTATTGACATTATCTGCGTCGGTTTCTGGCATAAAACCAACATGTCACGGAAAAGAAAATTGTCATGCTACTGATCTACAAAGTATAGTGTGCTTCGTCGCACTTTACCTTATAGCTCTTGGCACCGGTGGAATCAAGCCATGTGTTTCATCCTACGGAGCAGATCAGTTCGACGACGCTGACGAGAAGGAGAAGGAACACAAGAGTTCTTTCTTCAATTGGTTCTATTTCTCAATCAACATAGGTGCTCTCATTGCGTCTTCTTTATTGGTTTGGATTCAAGATAACGTTGGTTGGGGATGGGGATTTGGCATTCCAGCCGTTGCTATGGCAATTGCCGTGGTGAGTTTCTTTTCTGGAACGAAATTGTATAGGAATCAGAAGCCTGGAGGAAGCGCGCTCACTCGTATCGTTCAGGTGGTAGTTGCATCCATAAGAAAATGCCATGTTGAAGCACCTTCTGATAAGTCTCTTTTATATGAGATTGCTGATACAGAATCTGCTATCAAAGGAAGCCGCAAACTCGACCATACAAACGAGTTGAG ATTCTTCGACAAAGCAGCGGTGCTAGAACAATCGGATAACCTAAAGGACTCGATAAACCCGTGGAGACTTTGCACGGTAACGCAAGTGGAAGAGTTTAAATCCATTTTAAGATTGCTTCCTGTATGGGCCACCGGCATCATATTTGCAACCGTCTATGGTCAAATGAGCACATTATTTGTGTTACAAGGAGCTACCATGAACACTCATGTTGGCAACTCTAGCTTCAAAATCCCACCAGCATCACTCTCTATCTTCGACACTGTCAGTGTCATATTCTGGGTCCCGGTCTACGACCGAATCATCGTACCATTAGCAAGAAAGTTCACCGGCCACAAAAACGGCCTAACCCAGCTCCAAAGAATGGGAGTCGGACTCTTCATATCCATATTTTCAATGGTAGCCGCAGCGATTCTGGAGGTCATACGACTTAAAACTGTAAGAAGACACAATTACTATGACCTCGAGGAGATACCAATGACAATCTTTTGGCAGGTTCCTCAGTATTTCCTCATAGGTTGTGCGGAAGTGTTCATGTTCATCGGGCAATTGGAGTTTTTCTACGAACAAGCTCCCGATGCTATGAGGAGTTTGTGTTCTGCTCTTTCGCTACTAACAGTTGCGCTTGGACAGTACTTGAGTTCTCTGCTTGTGACGATCGTGACGAATATCAGTACGAAGAATGGAAAAGTTGGATGGATACCGGATAATTTGAATTATGGTCACATTGATTATTTCTTTTGGTTATTGGCAGTGCTAAGTGTGCTCAATTTGATAGTGTATCTTTGGGTGGCTAGGTTGTATACTTATAAGAAAACAGTGGGAACTCTTCGCTGA